One window of the Acidimicrobiia bacterium genome contains the following:
- the polA gene encoding DNA polymerase I, whose translation MATLALLDGHSLAYRAFYALPPDLATPSGQVTNAVFGFTSMLIKLLDEEAPDAIAVAWDRKEKTFRTERYPDYKATRQTAPDLFRSQIPLIREVLETMRIPQVSVAGFEADDIIATLTKQGRDHGYAVMIVTGDRDAFQLATDEITVVYTRRGISDTVHATPAWIEERYGIDPGRYIEYAALRGDTSDNLPGVPGVGEKTAAKLINAYPSLEDLFDHVGDQTPKLAESLAACREQVLLNRDLMTMVDTVPIDVPSPSDLDLEPFDRDAVRTLFDELAFRSLWQRLEEMGGITPIERSLADVEVVSATTADQAAALASADPLVIDPVWEADELIGFVVAGRTTTYVPLELAEALLASAASGPGFVAHDGKPFIRGLVEASLPVPDLRFDTMLAAHVINPALRAPSLEELSHRELGVDVDEAEDTSGGGAQGSFAFDETAIDLDTPARRALAIADLVEPLTDQMEARGGLDLYATIELPLVPILAAMEVAGIGIDVEFLTTYGTELAQRISGLEEDIHALAGEPFNVNSTQQLRAVLFDGLGLPVIKKTPKGVPSTDASVLEKLADQHEIVEKLLSFRELDKLRSTYVDALLQLVDDDGRVRGRFNQMGAATGRLSMERPNLQNIPARSAEGRSIRRAFRAAPGSLFLVTDYSQIELRILAHMSRDPGLVAAFIEDLDIHAATAARVNGVAVEEVTDAMRRTSKMINFGLLYGMEAYGLAQRLDIDRSEAQEHIDAYFAQFPEVKAFMGGIVAEARSNGFTTTILGRRRYLPELHSRNTRDRQMGERMALNAPIQGSAADIIKKAMIDLDARLRSAGSAAEMLLQVHDELVLEVPAEEIGEVTTLTVDTMEQVTTLTVPLKVAYGTGPTLADADH comes from the coding sequence ATGGCCACGCTTGCGCTCCTCGATGGACACTCCCTCGCCTACCGGGCGTTCTACGCCCTTCCGCCGGACCTCGCCACCCCGAGCGGCCAGGTGACGAACGCGGTCTTCGGATTCACCTCGATGCTGATCAAGCTCCTCGACGAGGAGGCACCAGACGCCATCGCGGTTGCGTGGGATCGTAAGGAGAAGACCTTTCGTACCGAGCGATATCCCGACTACAAGGCGACACGGCAGACCGCTCCCGACCTGTTTCGTTCCCAGATCCCGCTCATCAGGGAAGTGCTCGAAACGATGCGGATCCCCCAGGTCAGCGTTGCGGGCTTCGAGGCCGACGACATCATCGCGACGCTGACGAAGCAAGGACGCGACCACGGCTACGCCGTCATGATCGTGACCGGCGACCGGGACGCCTTCCAACTCGCGACCGACGAGATCACCGTCGTGTACACGCGCCGGGGCATCTCGGACACGGTCCACGCGACGCCGGCGTGGATCGAGGAACGCTACGGCATCGATCCGGGCCGCTACATCGAATACGCGGCACTGCGGGGGGACACATCGGACAACCTGCCCGGTGTTCCCGGGGTGGGGGAGAAGACCGCCGCGAAGCTGATCAACGCCTATCCCTCCCTCGAGGATCTCTTCGATCATGTCGGGGATCAGACACCGAAGCTTGCTGAGAGTCTCGCGGCGTGCCGAGAACAGGTACTTCTCAACCGGGATTTGATGACGATGGTCGACACCGTGCCGATCGATGTGCCGTCCCCGTCCGACCTCGACCTTGAGCCTTTCGACCGAGATGCGGTACGAACGCTCTTCGATGAGCTCGCCTTTCGCAGTCTCTGGCAACGCCTCGAGGAGATGGGCGGCATCACGCCCATCGAGCGATCCCTTGCCGATGTGGAGGTCGTGTCGGCGACGACCGCCGACCAGGCGGCTGCTCTTGCATCCGCTGATCCGTTGGTGATCGATCCGGTGTGGGAGGCCGACGAGCTGATCGGATTCGTGGTTGCAGGCCGGACAACGACCTATGTGCCACTCGAGCTCGCTGAGGCCTTGCTCGCATCGGCTGCATCAGGTCCCGGTTTCGTCGCCCACGACGGCAAACCGTTCATCAGGGGACTTGTCGAGGCTTCGCTTCCGGTGCCGGACCTCCGGTTCGACACGATGCTCGCAGCCCATGTGATCAACCCCGCGCTACGGGCCCCGAGCCTGGAAGAACTTTCCCATCGCGAGCTCGGTGTCGATGTCGACGAGGCGGAGGACACATCGGGCGGCGGTGCACAGGGTTCCTTTGCGTTCGACGAGACGGCCATCGACCTCGACACACCCGCTCGCCGCGCGCTTGCCATCGCGGATCTCGTGGAGCCCCTCACCGACCAGATGGAGGCGCGGGGCGGCCTCGATCTGTACGCGACGATCGAGCTTCCCCTCGTCCCGATCCTTGCCGCCATGGAGGTTGCAGGCATCGGAATCGATGTGGAGTTCCTCACGACCTACGGCACGGAACTCGCACAACGGATCTCGGGTCTTGAGGAGGACATCCACGCACTGGCTGGTGAACCGTTCAATGTGAACTCGACCCAACAGCTTCGGGCCGTGCTGTTCGACGGATTGGGCCTTCCCGTGATCAAAAAGACGCCGAAGGGCGTCCCATCGACCGACGCATCGGTGCTCGAGAAGCTTGCAGACCAGCATGAGATCGTCGAGAAGCTCCTGTCGTTCCGGGAACTCGACAAGTTGCGATCGACCTATGTCGACGCACTCCTCCAGCTCGTCGATGATGACGGGCGAGTCAGAGGCCGTTTCAACCAGATGGGGGCAGCGACCGGGCGACTGTCGATGGAGCGCCCGAACCTCCAGAACATCCCGGCGCGTTCAGCCGAGGGCCGTTCGATCCGCCGAGCCTTCAGGGCCGCACCGGGAAGCCTGTTCCTCGTGACTGACTATTCCCAGATCGAGCTCCGAATCCTGGCGCACATGTCCCGCGATCCGGGCCTTGTTGCCGCGTTCATCGAGGATCTCGACATCCACGCTGCGACGGCCGCACGGGTCAATGGTGTCGCCGTCGAAGAGGTCACCGACGCGATGCGTCGAACCTCCAAGATGATCAACTTCGGACTCCTCTACGGCATGGAAGCCTACGGATTGGCCCAGCGACTCGATATCGATCGATCAGAGGCCCAAGAGCACATCGATGCCTACTTCGCCCAGTTTCCGGAGGTCAAGGCATTCATGGGAGGCATCGTGGCCGAGGCTCGCTCGAATGGGTTCACGACGACGATTCTCGGACGCAGGCGCTATCTGCCCGAACTCCACAGCCGGAACACGCGGGACCGCCAAATGGGGGAGCGGATGGCCCTCAACGCCCCGATCCAGGGGTCTGCGGCAGACATCATCAAGAAGGCCATGATCGATCTCGACGCCCGGCTGCGATCGGCGGGATCAGCCGCCGAGATGCTGCTCCAGGTGCACGACGAGCTCGTCCTTGAGGTACCGGCCGAGGAGATCGGGGAGGTGACCACGCTCACCGTCGACACCATGGAACAGGTCACCACCCTGACGGTTCCCCTGAAGGTCGCCTATGGGACGGGGCCCACCCTTGCTGACGCCGACCACTGA
- a CDS encoding pilus assembly protein TadG-related protein: MRRLLARLRLRSGESAVERGAVLILVAASLFVIMGMGALAADYGWLYFNQLNTRKAAEAAALAGVVHMPLPNCGTPDVGTDPHTTALDIASRNGYSSASGASVSPSLGGTCAQLTVNISRPIDTFFLRVFGIDSLTVSQTATAEQLPPLKLGSDEPYLGEDPETAGRNRNFFVAISGEDRRKNQGDAVAAQRRENGNSNPEYRKPSYHYAFEIPEGSSIAGGSVQVQIYDPQAHDAGGVANSGPNANTNDWLYDDSGSTVQDDGWESQTRFIVYKPDESPNQWLDNDQQVAGCNDTFRGRSDAYGEEHASYNSAWEDEWVTLCTISPVETGIYVVEVTSDYDSGVGTDMINGFSIRGATAAGSPIMSSSDLQVYGLGAMSLWQFDTGSNPVFKVARLDEVYAGSRLVISLWDVSDIGSNASIEFVGSTSLGGTPPGSEPINCQVRTLSDNVRVLENVGVPQGGWGPDSNGGDGTTCKLNFSNGQYNNDWVQFQFDVPPDYECPAGTGSSPAAPGCWIFVSYSVSGSITDRTVWAAAIDGQPIHLVP; the protein is encoded by the coding sequence ATGAGGCGCCTCCTTGCTCGACTGAGGTTGCGTTCGGGGGAATCGGCGGTCGAACGCGGCGCCGTGTTGATCCTCGTTGCCGCCTCGTTGTTCGTCATCATGGGTATGGGCGCACTCGCCGCCGACTACGGCTGGCTCTACTTCAACCAGCTGAACACCCGGAAGGCTGCCGAAGCGGCCGCGCTCGCGGGCGTCGTCCACATGCCCCTTCCGAACTGCGGAACGCCCGATGTCGGAACCGACCCGCATACGACCGCGCTCGACATTGCTTCGCGTAACGGCTACTCGTCGGCATCGGGGGCGAGTGTGAGCCCGTCGCTCGGGGGCACTTGCGCACAGTTGACGGTGAACATCAGCAGGCCGATCGACACCTTCTTCCTGCGAGTCTTCGGGATCGACAGCCTGACCGTGTCCCAGACCGCAACCGCAGAACAGCTCCCGCCGCTCAAGCTCGGATCCGATGAGCCCTACCTCGGAGAGGATCCCGAGACGGCTGGGAGGAATCGGAACTTCTTTGTGGCCATCTCAGGGGAGGATCGTCGCAAGAACCAGGGTGACGCCGTTGCCGCCCAGCGGCGCGAGAACGGCAACAGCAACCCCGAATACCGCAAGCCCTCGTACCACTATGCCTTCGAGATCCCGGAAGGAAGCAGCATCGCCGGGGGATCGGTACAAGTCCAGATCTACGACCCGCAGGCACACGACGCGGGTGGTGTCGCCAACAGCGGCCCGAACGCCAACACCAACGACTGGCTCTACGACGACTCGGGAAGCACCGTCCAGGACGATGGGTGGGAGAGCCAGACGAGGTTCATCGTCTACAAGCCGGACGAGTCGCCGAACCAGTGGCTCGACAATGATCAGCAGGTTGCAGGATGCAACGACACCTTCCGCGGGCGAAGCGATGCGTACGGCGAGGAACACGCGAGCTACAACTCGGCGTGGGAAGACGAGTGGGTCACGCTCTGTACGATCTCACCGGTCGAGACCGGCATCTATGTGGTCGAAGTGACGAGCGACTACGACTCGGGTGTCGGAACGGACATGATCAACGGGTTCTCGATCCGGGGCGCAACGGCGGCGGGGTCACCGATCATGTCGTCGTCGGACCTCCAGGTCTACGGACTCGGCGCGATGTCCCTGTGGCAATTCGACACGGGATCGAATCCCGTCTTCAAGGTTGCGCGCCTCGATGAGGTCTACGCTGGTTCTCGTCTGGTGATCTCGCTGTGGGATGTGTCGGACATCGGCTCGAACGCGTCCATCGAATTCGTCGGGTCGACCTCACTCGGCGGCACGCCTCCCGGTTCGGAGCCGATCAACTGCCAGGTGCGGACGCTGAGCGACAATGTGCGCGTCCTCGAGAATGTCGGTGTGCCCCAGGGCGGCTGGGGGCCCGACAGTAACGGTGGCGACGGGACCACCTGCAAGCTGAACTTCTCGAATGGCCAGTACAACAACGACTGGGTCCAATTCCAGTTCGATGTCCCACCCGACTACGAGTGCCCTGCGGGGACGGGATCATCGCCAGCGGCGCCGGGATGTTGGATCTTCGTTTCCTACAGTGTGAGCGGATCGATCACCGACCGCACGGTCTGGGCCGCGGCGATCGACGGTCAGCCCATCCACCTCGTCCCGTAG
- a CDS encoding TadE/TadG family type IV pilus assembly protein, with protein sequence MKAKRWQADEQGVALVEMAIVLPLLILMLFGIVEFGLAFNKRLTIGNASQSAARVGTAVANNEYADIATLEALEQGLISLPGNGQDTIKLVYIYKATSTGGVTGSCPGSYCNVYQYDYDAFGCNWDPCPDPDLGPVDWTGRWDPESRNAVVGNLDVMGVRVFFSHEWATNAVPVGDVSCTAPPSGCWADTAIMRLEPQQLGVG encoded by the coding sequence ATGAAGGCGAAGCGCTGGCAGGCAGACGAGCAGGGTGTCGCCCTTGTCGAGATGGCGATCGTCCTGCCGCTGTTGATCCTGATGCTGTTCGGGATCGTCGAGTTCGGACTCGCGTTCAACAAGCGGCTCACCATCGGGAACGCAAGCCAATCGGCCGCGAGGGTCGGTACGGCGGTCGCAAACAACGAGTATGCCGACATCGCGACGCTCGAAGCCCTCGAACAGGGGCTGATCTCGCTTCCGGGGAACGGGCAGGACACGATCAAGCTCGTGTACATCTACAAGGCAACCAGCACGGGCGGTGTGACGGGAAGCTGTCCTGGGTCGTACTGCAATGTGTACCAGTACGACTACGACGCGTTCGGCTGCAACTGGGACCCATGTCCCGACCCGGACCTCGGTCCGGTGGACTGGACCGGGCGCTGGGATCCCGAGAGCCGCAACGCGGTTGTCGGGAACCTCGATGTGATGGGTGTGAGGGTGTTCTTCTCCCACGAGTGGGCGACCAATGCCGTGCCTGTCGGTGATGTCTCATGCACCGCGCCGCCGAGCGGCTGTTGGGCGGACACGGCGATCATGCGCCTCGAGCCCCAGCAGCTCGGGGTCGGGTGA
- a CDS encoding TadE/TadG family type IV pilus assembly protein — protein MMPIRSIVHATSRRLKNRERGAVLIFAAALLTVLMAMAGFAIDFGWLYWQGINIQHGADAGALGGVVYEPEDGGVGGLAFAAARDVAKKNGYDDLAAGTIVTPADALSDPTAVANDNQLRVTVTHEVPTFFMKVFGIDSVSITKTAVAEYVLPLAMGSNDPYFGQDPVLGRNPNFWANIHGYFTGRTMGDRFASQCVDGGSTSSCTPNPEARPTTPAGMNNGIADFTGGYLYGIEVPPGGSDLRVEIFDGPFTRGGNDYVLVGDNPQGGSQGPTTMFLLYAPDPTPLNTSDGNKLLCKVVMPPRDPYMPTANSSTTWPEVDTYLQANPYVYNGKTYDELSDLWDSMCGVSFNEGEGIYPLRVVIADPGASDDRGLNRFSMRAFTTGTAPRMYGLGDMAIYANFAGNQATFNLAEVPEVHRGKDLVIELWDPDSGNNGVRVELPDGSLPDCSWTATDGRSGALAPCDFNFSPGFNNHHMQIRIEIDQSYTCGANCWWTLTVDYPGGANDTTTWSARVEGNPVKLVE, from the coding sequence ATGATGCCGATTCGCTCCATCGTCCATGCCACCTCCCGGCGATTGAAGAACCGCGAGCGTGGTGCCGTGCTCATCTTTGCCGCTGCCCTGCTCACCGTGCTCATGGCGATGGCAGGATTCGCCATCGACTTCGGTTGGCTCTACTGGCAGGGCATCAACATCCAGCATGGTGCCGACGCCGGTGCACTCGGTGGTGTCGTGTACGAACCCGAGGACGGAGGGGTCGGCGGCCTCGCCTTCGCTGCTGCGCGAGATGTGGCAAAGAAGAACGGCTACGACGATCTGGCCGCCGGGACGATCGTGACGCCTGCGGATGCGCTGTCGGACCCGACCGCCGTCGCGAACGACAACCAGCTGCGCGTCACCGTGACCCACGAGGTGCCGACCTTCTTCATGAAGGTGTTCGGCATCGACTCGGTTTCGATCACCAAGACAGCCGTTGCCGAGTATGTGCTGCCCCTTGCCATGGGAAGCAACGATCCGTACTTCGGTCAGGACCCGGTCCTCGGCCGGAACCCGAACTTCTGGGCGAACATCCACGGCTACTTCACCGGAAGGACGATGGGTGACCGCTTTGCGTCCCAGTGCGTCGACGGAGGAAGCACCAGCTCGTGCACACCGAACCCCGAGGCACGGCCAACCACGCCTGCGGGAATGAACAACGGCATTGCGGATTTCACGGGCGGCTACCTGTACGGCATCGAGGTCCCACCGGGTGGGAGCGATCTGCGGGTCGAGATCTTCGACGGCCCGTTCACCCGCGGTGGCAACGATTATGTCCTCGTCGGTGACAACCCGCAGGGAGGCAGCCAGGGCCCAACGACCATGTTCTTGCTGTACGCGCCCGATCCGACACCGCTCAACACGAGCGACGGGAACAAGTTGCTGTGCAAGGTCGTGATGCCTCCGCGAGATCCCTACATGCCGACCGCGAACAGCTCAACGACATGGCCCGAGGTCGACACCTACCTCCAGGCGAACCCCTATGTCTACAACGGGAAGACCTACGACGAGCTCAGCGACCTGTGGGACTCGATGTGTGGTGTCTCGTTCAACGAGGGAGAAGGGATCTACCCGCTCCGTGTCGTCATCGCCGATCCCGGTGCGAGCGATGATCGCGGGCTGAACCGTTTCTCGATGCGGGCCTTCACGACCGGGACCGCACCCCGGATGTACGGCCTCGGTGACATGGCGATCTACGCCAACTTCGCAGGGAACCAAGCAACCTTCAACCTTGCGGAGGTTCCGGAGGTGCACAGGGGCAAGGACCTCGTGATCGAACTCTGGGACCCGGACTCGGGGAACAACGGTGTCCGTGTCGAGCTCCCAGACGGGAGCCTCCCCGACTGCAGCTGGACGGCAACCGATGGGCGTTCGGGGGCCCTCGCACCGTGCGACTTCAACTTCTCACCGGGTTTCAACAACCACCACATGCAGATCCGGATCGAGATCGACCAGTCTTACACCTGCGGCGCGAACTGCTGGTGGACGCTGACCGTGGACTATCCCGGTGGTGCGAACGACACGACGACCTGGTCCGCACGCGTCGAGGGCAACCCCGTCAAGCTCGTCGAATAG
- a CDS encoding TadE/TadG family type IV pilus assembly protein, which translates to MRVSRPFRNRGERQRGAALVEMAIILPLLITLVFGIVEYGLLFKEKLTVASSTKSAARTGATMGTRESADIRMLEALEAGLFDQVDASVLISVEIFRADPVTGAKTGDVNHYSFIPSSVTCKWTPCPDPDEPGYAGFPEPWAPALRDTTLEPGGGGVDMLGIEVTYHHTSATDLIPGVDRDLHERALIRLEPDVFGM; encoded by the coding sequence ATGCGGGTCTCGAGACCTTTCCGCAACCGAGGCGAGCGCCAGCGGGGTGCCGCCCTCGTCGAGATGGCGATCATCCTTCCCCTCTTGATCACGCTCGTGTTCGGCATTGTCGAGTACGGCTTGCTCTTCAAGGAGAAACTGACCGTGGCATCGTCAACCAAGTCTGCGGCACGCACGGGGGCAACGATGGGGACGCGCGAGTCCGCCGACATCCGGATGCTCGAGGCGCTTGAGGCCGGCCTGTTCGATCAGGTCGACGCGTCGGTGCTCATCAGCGTCGAGATCTTCCGTGCCGACCCCGTCACGGGGGCGAAGACCGGCGATGTCAACCATTACAGCTTCATTCCGAGTTCGGTGACCTGCAAGTGGACGCCGTGCCCCGATCCGGACGAACCCGGCTACGCCGGTTTCCCCGAGCCGTGGGCACCGGCGTTGCGTGACACGACCCTCGAGCCCGGGGGTGGGGGTGTCGACATGCTCGGCATCGAGGTCACCTACCACCACACCTCGGCGACCGACCTGATCCCCGGCGTCGACCGCGACCTGCACGAACGGGCGTTGATCCGTCTCGAACCTGATGTCTTCGGGATGTAG
- the trpA gene encoding tryptophan synthase subunit alpha yields the protein MSNKLPLTVDDTGRDRLAAMFAHARTENRAALLPYLTAGLPTVAESVELFRAMADAGADGFEVGIPYADPLLDGPVIMAAGERALAAGVTVDVSLDIVSRIVGETGKPVLVMTYVNPVLRLGVDVFFDRVAAAGGAGVIVADLPVDESQPFLSAAAATGLGLVLFAAPTTDERRLEAVAAADPAFVYAVAEIGVTGEREAASVNTESLASRIRERSQAPIVFGVGISTPDHVARAAAVGDGVIVGTAVVRRVLEAPSPEEARGVLARFVSDLAAAVQRPVSPSAPQR from the coding sequence ATGTCCAACAAGTTGCCGCTCACAGTGGATGACACCGGCCGAGACCGACTTGCCGCGATGTTCGCGCACGCGCGCACGGAGAACCGGGCCGCGCTCCTCCCGTATCTGACGGCGGGCCTCCCGACGGTCGCTGAATCCGTTGAGCTGTTTCGCGCCATGGCCGACGCGGGTGCGGATGGATTCGAGGTGGGGATCCCATATGCCGACCCACTCCTGGACGGCCCCGTCATCATGGCGGCCGGCGAGCGAGCGCTTGCAGCTGGTGTGACCGTCGATGTGAGCCTCGATATCGTGTCTCGGATCGTTGGCGAGACCGGCAAACCCGTGCTGGTGATGACCTATGTGAATCCGGTGCTGCGCCTCGGCGTCGATGTGTTCTTCGATCGGGTCGCAGCCGCAGGCGGGGCGGGTGTGATCGTTGCCGATCTCCCCGTGGACGAATCGCAGCCATTCTTGTCCGCAGCGGCCGCGACCGGCCTCGGTCTTGTGCTCTTTGCTGCACCCACCACCGACGAGCGTCGCCTCGAGGCGGTCGCTGCAGCGGATCCTGCGTTCGTGTACGCGGTCGCCGAGATTGGTGTCACGGGCGAACGCGAGGCCGCATCCGTGAATACGGAGAGCCTTGCGAGCCGCATCAGGGAACGCTCCCAAGCACCGATCGTGTTCGGCGTCGGGATCTCCACTCCCGACCATGTGGCCCGCGCTGCCGCTGTCGGCGACGGAGTCATCGTAGGAACCGCTGTTGTGCGGCGAGTGCTCGAAGCGCCGTCGCCCGAGGAGGCACGAGGGGTGCTTGCACGATTCGTCTCCGACCTTGCCGCAGCCGTCCAACGCCCTGTGTCGCCGTCCGCCCCTCAGCGTTGA
- the trpB gene encoding tryptophan synthase subunit beta, translated as MRLDRPDQTGRFGGFGGSFAPETLMPALAQLEAAFVDAWCDDRFHAELDDLLASFVGRPTPVYRAARLSEELGLDLWLKREDLAHTGAHKINNTVAQGLLTLRMGKQRVIAETGAGQHGVATATACALLGLQCLVYMGAKDMQRQALNVYRMELLGAEVVPVTSGAGTLKDAVSAALRDWVASVATTHYIIGSVVGPHPFPWMVREFQKIIGTELKAQLDGSDGRPCPDTIVAPVGGGSNAMGVFYPFVGDGGVDLVGVEAAGLGIPTGKHGASLGHGSRGVLHGAMTYMLQDPFGQVLEAHSISAGLDYPGVGPEHAYFKETGLVRYVSATDDEAVEAFHRLSRTEGIIPALESSHALAWIIREASALRGRTVVLNLSGRGDKDVQQVAAHSG; from the coding sequence ATGAGACTCGATCGGCCGGACCAGACGGGACGCTTCGGCGGCTTCGGAGGGTCGTTTGCGCCCGAGACGCTGATGCCCGCTCTCGCTCAGCTCGAAGCGGCGTTCGTCGACGCATGGTGCGACGACCGCTTCCACGCCGAGCTCGACGACCTGCTCGCCAGCTTCGTCGGGAGGCCGACACCGGTGTATCGAGCTGCTCGGCTCTCGGAGGAACTCGGACTTGACCTGTGGCTCAAGCGCGAGGACCTCGCCCACACGGGCGCGCACAAGATCAACAACACCGTCGCACAGGGACTGCTCACGCTCCGGATGGGGAAACAGCGCGTCATTGCAGAAACTGGCGCCGGGCAGCACGGGGTCGCTACGGCGACGGCCTGTGCACTCCTCGGATTGCAATGCCTCGTGTACATGGGTGCCAAGGACATGCAACGCCAGGCCCTCAATGTATATCGGATGGAGTTGCTCGGTGCTGAGGTCGTGCCCGTCACCTCCGGCGCAGGTACCCTCAAGGATGCCGTTTCGGCCGCTCTTCGCGACTGGGTCGCGAGTGTTGCGACAACCCACTACATCATCGGGTCCGTTGTCGGCCCGCATCCGTTTCCATGGATGGTCCGCGAGTTCCAAAAGATCATCGGGACCGAGCTGAAAGCCCAGCTCGATGGGTCCGACGGTCGTCCGTGTCCCGATACGATCGTTGCCCCGGTCGGGGGAGGATCGAACGCGATGGGGGTCTTCTATCCGTTCGTCGGAGACGGCGGCGTGGACCTGGTCGGTGTGGAGGCCGCAGGACTCGGAATCCCAACGGGGAAGCACGGTGCCTCCCTCGGGCACGGTTCGCGCGGGGTGCTTCACGGGGCCATGACCTACATGCTCCAGGATCCGTTCGGTCAGGTGCTCGAGGCACACTCGATCTCGGCGGGTCTCGACTATCCCGGTGTCGGTCCAGAGCATGCCTACTTCAAAGAGACGGGTCTCGTTCGGTATGTGAGTGCTACCGACGACGAAGCCGTCGAGGCATTCCACCGCCTCAGCCGGACGGAAGGCATCATTCCGGCGCTCGAGTCGAGCCACGCCCTCGCGTGGATCATTCGTGAGGCTTCCGCATTGCGGGGGAGGACCGTTGTCCTGAATCTGTCCGGTCGAGGTGACAAGGATGTCCAACAAGTTGCCGCTCACAGTGGATGA
- a CDS encoding phosphoribosylanthranilate isomerase — MTWVKICGITDEAARDAAIEGGADAVGFVLAAGSPRSISIERATALMRGVPILRFIVTVDLTPSQALHAAQVTAADGIQNHGRHATAVAAAAIDAGYSSLHPVRVTAQGPDIDVGSIPGASLPLFDTASAFVHGGTGVAFDWHVLESPGRPFVLAGGLGVDNVAEAIRVLCPFGVDASSRLETEPGSKDPGTIAAFVREAKGT, encoded by the coding sequence ATGACCTGGGTGAAGATCTGCGGGATCACCGATGAGGCGGCCCGCGACGCCGCCATCGAAGGAGGAGCGGACGCCGTTGGCTTCGTGCTTGCTGCCGGGTCACCGCGATCGATCAGCATCGAGCGCGCGACCGCCCTCATGCGTGGCGTCCCCATCCTTCGGTTCATCGTGACCGTCGACCTCACGCCGTCACAAGCGTTGCATGCAGCGCAAGTGACTGCCGCCGACGGTATCCAGAACCATGGCAGGCATGCAACCGCGGTGGCCGCCGCGGCGATCGACGCAGGCTATTCCAGCCTCCATCCCGTCCGGGTCACCGCCCAGGGCCCCGACATCGATGTCGGATCGATTCCGGGTGCGAGCCTCCCACTGTTCGACACGGCTTCAGCATTTGTTCACGGGGGTACCGGCGTCGCGTTCGACTGGCATGTGCTCGAGTCGCCCGGCCGGCCATTCGTGCTCGCCGGCGGCCTCGGGGTCGACAATGTGGCCGAGGCGATCCGGGTGCTGTGCCCGTTCGGGGTCGACGCATCATCAAGGCTCGAGACCGAACCAGGGAGCAAGGATCCCGGTACCATCGCCGCGTTCGTGCGAGAGGCGAAAGGCACATGA
- the trpC gene encoding indole-3-glycerol phosphate synthase TrpC: MLSQILEAADRRAAIADSDIDRHRSAATVAAPPRSFIDALRSPGLSVIAEIKRRSPSAGAIATDLDPAGLAVAYQAGGADAISVLTEPEFFGGSLDDLTAVRAAVSVPVLRKDFTRSSSQIWEARAAGADAVLLIVAALTDQALVEMLATASKARMAAIVEAHTVDEARRAVGVGAQIIGVNNRDLTTFEVDLGVAERVAQVLPPSAVTIGESGVSNLEGAQRMERAGYDAILVGEALVRGDDPALLVASLKAQR; this comes from the coding sequence ATGCTCTCGCAGATACTCGAAGCTGCCGATCGTCGAGCCGCGATCGCCGATTCGGACATCGACCGTCACCGATCGGCGGCAACGGTCGCCGCGCCGCCGCGGAGCTTCATCGACGCACTGAGATCACCGGGTCTTTCGGTCATTGCCGAGATCAAGCGACGATCACCCTCCGCCGGCGCCATCGCAACCGACCTCGATCCTGCGGGTCTCGCCGTCGCCTACCAAGCCGGTGGCGCGGATGCCATCTCGGTTCTCACCGAACCCGAGTTCTTCGGTGGTTCCCTCGATGATCTCACCGCGGTGCGCGCCGCCGTGTCGGTTCCGGTGCTTCGCAAGGACTTCACGCGTTCGAGCTCCCAGATCTGGGAAGCGCGGGCAGCGGGCGCGGACGCTGTGCTGCTCATTGTCGCAGCGCTCACAGACCAGGCACTCGTCGAGATGCTTGCCACCGCTTCGAAGGCCCGTATGGCCGCGATCGTCGAAGCGCACACCGTCGACGAGGCACGCAGGGCCGTGGGCGTCGGCGCGCAGATCATCGGTGTCAACAACCGTGACCTCACCACATTCGAGGTCGATCTCGGGGTTGCCGAACGAGTGGCTCAGGTGCTCCCGCCGTCGGCGGTCACGATCGGCGAGTCCGGCGTGTCGAATCTCGAGGGGGCGCAACGGATGGAGCGGGCTGGCTACGACGCGATTCTCGTGGGGGAGGCCTTGGTCCGTGGAGACGATCCAGCGCTCCTTGTCGCCTCACTCAAGGCTCAACGATGA